TCTGACAGGAATACCCCAATAACGCTTACAGATTTTCCATAAATCGCTATCAGGGTATCTCTTTTGTAATATCACTCCTGTACGTGTATATTCAGACTTCCGTCCTCATTCAAATAATAAGATTTTCCGTCAATGGTGATCCAGCCTGTGGCCATAACTCCGTCTTCGTGGAAATAATACTGCTTACCGTCAATCTTCCTCCAGCCTGTCATAAGCTTAGAATTTGCAAGATAATAATATTTTCCATTTGACAAAATCCAGCCCTCTTTCAATTCGCCCTGTTCTGTAAGATAATGCCATTTACCATTTTCTTCAAACAAACCTGTTCTGGCACTTCCGTCCTGATTGACAAAATACCACTTGCCATCCTGTTTTAACCAACCCGGTTGTCCTACAATGCCCTCTTCTGTAAGAAAATAATATTTTCCGCTTATAGAAACCCAGCCTTTTTCCTCTTTTCCGTCCGCCCCTACAAAATGCTTTTGTCCATCCTGATTAATCCAAGCATTTTTTACCATAGAACCGTCCGTGTTCAAATAATATCTTTCACCGCCGTCCGTAATCCAGCCCGTAGCCATTGTTCCGTCTTCACGGAAAAAATAATACTGTCCGTCTATATATTCCCAGCCATAAGAGATTGCTCCGTATTCATCTCGATAATAATACTTATCATCCTTTAAACCCCATCCAGCTGACACGGTTCCATCCTCGTTAAAAAGATACTGAACACCATCTACCTCTGTCATTCCCGTAGCTGCCGCACCGTTTTCTTTAAAATAGTAATGCTGTCCGTCTATATCTGTCCAGCCGATTGCCGGTGAACCATTTTCATTCAGATAATACGTACCGCTGTCATCTGTAAACCAGCCTATTACAGGAGAGCCATCCGGATTTCTATAAAAAATCTGTCCTTTATCCTGTACCCAACCTGTTTTTACATAGCCTTTCCCATCAAAATAGTACATAATTCCATCCAATACCTGACTGTCATTCTGAATAACAGAACCATCATGGTATACGAAACGGCGTCCGTTTTCATTGTAAATCCAGTGGTCTTCTTTCTTCGCCTCTTTCTCATTTTCATAACTGATCATGGAATGCTTCACCAGCATAAATCCATACTGAGGAGCTGCAATAAGAAAAGAACCTGTTAGAAAAACAGGAATTGTAATGAGAACTCCTTTTTTGGTAATTTTCATGTTTTTTCCTCTTTATTGTGCAAACACCCTGACAACCAACACCTTTTGTGCCTGCTGCCAGGGTATATTTTACTGAACTAAATCACCGAATACATAGGCCTCCTGCCCTTTATATTCTACCTTTATCCAATTATCTGACGCATTTTCCAGTTTCTTAACCTGCTCCCCTGCCTGTAATTTTCCTAAAATTTCAGCGTTTGTATTTGCATCAGAACGTACATTACAGCTTTCCTTTGCTGTGAGCATATCGCCATTATCAGCCATCTGTGCTGTATTGACTTTTTCGCCCAGCTCTTCTTCAAATTTCTTCAAGGTATCGTCAGAAGCCATTGCTACATTCAATTTTTCTTCTATTTCTGCAATAAGCCCTGTTACATCCTTTTCCTGTCTTGTCTTTTCAATACATTCCTGAACTTCAGCATTTGTATCATCATTCTGGATAACGTATTTTCCTGCTTCATTCTTATAAACATACAGCTCAGACAAGCCGGGAGCCGGTGTGGCAATATCTTTAAATTTCAAATCATAAGCTGCAAATACTACATAACTGTTTTCATCAAGTCCTTTCTTTGTATACACTGTTATATTTTCATAAGACTCAATATAAGTAGCATTTGTCACTTTTGTTTCATCAGTTGCATTAAAATTATCCGTCAACTCTTTCATCTGGGCAATGTCTTTCTTTCCCCAAGCAGAGTAAAACGACTCAATTAAGGCATTTACTTCAGGATACGCATTCTTTTCAAGAGCATTCTCATCTTCCTTTTCAGACTTGTCCTCATCTGTTTTTTCGGAATCTGTGGACTCTTTCTTTTGTTCTGTTTTCTTTGCCGGTTCATTTTCCTTTTTATCAGAAGAATTTCCCGTTATTGCTTTTATTCCAAAAAATAACAGCAACAGAACCGCCAGAATTGCCAGACCCAGAAGAATATACCTCAGATTATCCGAGAGCCATTCTCTGAAATTGTCTAACAT
The DNA window shown above is from Blautia hansenii DSM 20583 and carries:
- a CDS encoding N-acetylmuramoyl-L-alanine amidase family protein, which codes for MKITKKGVLITIPVFLTGSFLIAAPQYGFMLVKHSMISYENEKEAKKEDHWIYNENGRRFVYHDGSVIQNDSQVLDGIMYYFDGKGYVKTGWVQDKGQIFYRNPDGSPVIGWFTDDSGTYYLNENGSPAIGWTDIDGQHYYFKENGAAATGMTEVDGVQYLFNEDGTVSAGWGLKDDKYYYRDEYGAISYGWEYIDGQYYFFREDGTMATGWITDGGERYYLNTDGSMVKNAWINQDGQKHFVGADGKEEKGWVSISGKYYFLTEEGIVGQPGWLKQDGKWYFVNQDGSARTGLFEENGKWHYLTEQGELKEGWILSNGKYYYLANSKLMTGWRKIDGKQYYFHEDGVMATGWITIDGKSYYLNEDGSLNIHVQE
- a CDS encoding SH3 domain-containing protein yields the protein MLDNFREWLSDNLRYILLGLAILAVLLLLFFGIKAITGNSSDKKENEPAKKTEQKKESTDSEKTDEDKSEKEDENALEKNAYPEVNALIESFYSAWGKKDIAQMKELTDNFNATDETKVTNATYIESYENITVYTKKGLDENSYVVFAAYDLKFKDIATPAPGLSELYVYKNEAGKYVIQNDDTNAEVQECIEKTRQEKDVTGLIAEIEEKLNVAMASDDTLKKFEEELGEKVNTAQMADNGDMLTAKESCNVRSDANTNAEILGKLQAGEQVKKLENASDNWIKVEYKGQEAYVFGDLVQ